The genomic region CATAAGAATATTAATGAGCTTTCCCGCGGTAATAAACAGAGAGTTGGACTTGCTCATGCCCTTATGAATGATCCGGAAATTCTTATTCTGGATGAACCTACAAGTGGTCTTGATCCAAACCAGGTCGTTCAGGTCAGGGAACTTATTAAGGAAATAGGTAAGACACGTACTGTAATTATTTCAACTCATATTCTTAGTGAAGTTGAGGCTCTTGCCAGCAGGGTAATAATCATTTCTGGTGGTAAAAAAGTTGCGGATTCTTCTACTGAAGAACTTGAACAGCATTATGGTTCTCAGAAAAGTGTTGTACTTTGTATTGGTTCAGTTGAAGAAAAAACTGTTCAGGAAGCACTTTGTAAGATAGATGGCGTAAAAAATATTACGTTTGAAAATAATAATTCGAATTTAATTGTAAATGTAAGCGTTACAGGGGATAAAGAAATTCGTCCTGCTCTGGCTAAAGCTGCTGTTGATTCAGGCTGGCAGCTTTTTGAACTTGGAGAAAATAAGAATAGTCTTGAGGATGTATTCCGTACACTTACAAACGGAGGAGCTCAGAAATGAAAGCTGCTGCTAAAAAACCGGTATGGCTTGTGATTGCACGTCGTGAGCTTGAAGCATATTTTACCAGTCCGATTGCATATATAGTATGTGCACTTTTTTTAATTTTTTCAGGATTTTTGTTTTTTTCAACATTCTTTTTGAATAAGCGTGCTGAACTGAGGTATTTTTTTGAACTGCTGCCTACATTATTCAGTTTCTTTATTCCAGCTCTTACAATGCGAATCTTTAGTGAAGAAAAACGCAGCGGAACAATGGAAACTTTAATAACACTTCCTGTTAAGACTTCGTCTATTGTTGCAGGAAAATATGCAGCTTCCGTAGTTTCGTCGATAGCACTGCTGGTTCCTACTTTATTCTATGTAATAATGTGTTACGCTTTTGGAACTCCTGATAAAGGTCCGATTATTGGCGGTTACATAGGGGCAGTTCTGCTTGCGGCTTCTTATACGGCTATTGGAGTATTTGCATCTTCAATTACAAAGAATCAGATAATATCATTTTTTGTTTCTTTTGCAATTTGTTTTGCTTTAGGGATGCTTTCTGATTTTGCTGTACTTGTATCTTCTGCATTCGTTCCGTTTGTTACATTTATAAGTGCAAAGAGTCATTTTGCTTCTATTTCGAGGGGTATAGTTGATTTGCGGGACATACTTTATTTTGTTTCTGTAATTGTTATTTTCGTAGCCCTTACAGTTCAGAAAATTCAGGATACGAAAAGAGGTTAAAGTATGAAAAAAGTAATTGAATGGTTAAAAAATTCTAAAGGAAATATACTCCTGCTTATTATTCTTGTTGTCCTTGTTAATCTTGTTTTTTCAAAACTTTTTGTTCGTTATGATCTTACAGGGCCTAAGAGTTATACATTATCAGAATCCAGCCGTGAAGCTGTAAAAACGATAGAGCAGCCGCTTTCTTTGAAGGTATTCTTTACAAAAAGTCTTCCTTCTCCTTATTCTGATACATATACGTATCTTAAGGATCTTCTCAGTGAATATGAAAATGCTGCTAATTCAAACTTTAAAGTTGAATGGTATGACATGGATAAAGAAGAGAATAAGAAAATTGCTTCAAACTTTGGAGTTAACGAAGTTCGTATTCAGCAGATAGAAAAGGAAGAAGCTTCTCTTAAAAATGCCTACATGAGTCTTGTTGTTTCTTACGGTGATCAGTCTGAAGTACTTTATTTGAGTGATTCAAATGAAACTTCAGGTCTTGAGTATAAAATTACTACAACAATTTCTAAAGTTATTTCCAGTACAGATATTCTTGCAGGATTAAAAGGAAAGGTAAGAATTACACTTTATAAGACAGAACGTCTTGGTGATTTTAATATTGCAAATTTTGATAAGATTGATTCTGTTGTGGATCAGGTTTATGCAAATGTAAGTAAAAAATTTGGTAATAAAGTTGAACTTGTTAAAGTAAATCCTGATTCTCAGCAGTCTGTAGATCTTAAAAAGAATTACGGTATTGTTTCTCTGAACTGGAAAGAAAAAGACGGTA from Treponema rectale harbors:
- a CDS encoding ABC transporter ATP-binding protein, with the protein product MIEVEHVSKKFGNFSAVDDISFSIQTGEIIGLLGPNGAGKTTTMRMITGYLEPTSGVIKIDGVDITSDPVESKRKIGYMPESAPLYGDMIVADYLKYVADVEGADSVEKIPELCRLCGLKEVMHKNINELSRGNKQRVGLAHALMNDPEILILDEPTSGLDPNQVVQVRELIKEIGKTRTVIISTHILSEVEALASRVIIISGGKKVADSSTEELEQHYGSQKSVVLCIGSVEEKTVQEALCKIDGVKNITFENNNSNLIVNVSVTGDKEIRPALAKAAVDSGWQLFELGENKNSLEDVFRTLTNGGAQK
- a CDS encoding ABC transporter permease — protein: MKAAAKKPVWLVIARRELEAYFTSPIAYIVCALFLIFSGFLFFSTFFLNKRAELRYFFELLPTLFSFFIPALTMRIFSEEKRSGTMETLITLPVKTSSIVAGKYAASVVSSIALLVPTLFYVIMCYAFGTPDKGPIIGGYIGAVLLAASYTAIGVFASSITKNQIISFFVSFAICFALGMLSDFAVLVSSAFVPFVTFISAKSHFASISRGIVDLRDILYFVSVIVIFVALTVQKIQDTKRG